The segment aatactgcatgcatgcttattaaaaaatgtaaagcttTTAAAATGCATTGGCTGTTATGAGAATGTGGCATCAAAAATGCATTGTctcaataaaaagcaaaaaagtaaTTTAAGGAAAAGCATATTTATCGGTAAAGAGAATGTATGATTTTTCTGGCAACCAATGCTCGGTTTGAGTCTTTCAAAGCACTGCAAGATGAGCCAAGTTGTTGcataaaattacacacaaaatataattttatagccCATTATATATCTAATgcatgtcttctcttttaaaagagaCCTGTACAAGGTGTCTTTATCATCGCAAAAGTTTCTCTCACACAGTTCCTCCAAATTTCAGGTTTGATCTGATTTAcagtgaaaataaagaaaaaaatattttaaaaaaaaatttcatataaGTTTTTAATCCTTCTTTTCCCACTCTCCTCATAACAGTGTTTACtcaactttaaatttttttttagaaaaaataatatttatcattattGAAAAAGTGCTTCTTGCTGTTGTTTAAATTTACCAGAAATTTTGTGTTAAAATCTGAAGACATGTATGTAGAACATCTGAACTCATAtctaaacaataacaataatacaatcaTAAAAACTTTACGACCAATAACAGTGTGTAAGCTGCTTTCTATGAAACAGTCAAAATACATGCTGCTCTTCAGTATGACTCACTACTTAAAGGCACTTTACTGTAACAATGACTAATTAAGTGATTAAACCTGCAGTAGTAGGCTAACCCTTTGATCTGATAAGCTCATTAGTTAAACATATGCATCAGAGAGGAAATATGCTGTGCTGAATTATTGCATTCAGTAACTTTATATGCAGAAATAGCATTTTAATAACGAACAGGACTCCTAACAAGATATCAAAAACAGAAAGCATGTTTGCTTTCTCGTTTGGTTAGGACTCCCCATTAGGTGGCCTCGTTGACTTGATTAACATCTGACCATCCAAATCTGTGAGGTTTACGACGCATTTCCTTATTTCAGGTATCATCAAGATTAACATCAACAGTGAAAATCTGCAACACTCGAGTGAATAAGAAATTCATTCATAAAGCAGCCTACTGAAGAGGAAAAAAGTAGGCTATAACAGCGATCATGAAACGCAGTCATGCAATTCACAGAATGAGCATAAAATAAagctttaattaaaatgaacGCATCATCGTGAATTATTCAGTCGTGATACAATCGCAACATTAGAGCGCGTTAGAGCTCCACTGTGACTCAGgggttttccctttttttttttaaattcagcatCAACTCTAAAACCGCTTGACCTACTGTTAGAGTAAATCCTCCAGCCCCTGCGCATCTCGGTGTGAAGTGCGTTTGTTATGTCACGCGCCGTCGAGTCTCACCGATCGCGCGAACGACGCGCATTGCTCACGCGCTCAGAAACAACACTCGTTTCGATGAAGAAAGGAAGGTGTGCTGGAGTCATTCAGTGATGACGGACACGAGTTCTCTTTCCTGTTAATCAAATGAATCGCTGTAAGGACAGGACGGTTCAAAAGGCAAACCGTGCAACATTTATTCGGATAAATACCAAACGGAACGCCTCAGTATCATCTAACAGGTCAGTTTAACCTTATTTGCTTGTTACTATACATAATATAGTCGGTGACGTGTGTATCTATTCTCTTAATATTAGTTTTATCCCCTTTTAGACACACAGAAATACAGGAACAGGTTTTGCTCACTGGAATCTGAAACATGTCTTTTATGGTATAAGGACCCCTGCATGATCAGCACTAATGAAACTCTGGATGGTTGAGTCAAAACTGTGTGCAGAGTAGTCAATTGAACTTTGTTTTGATGGATGGAGGACTGATGCTACTACGAGATGTTTCTCTGATTGGCATGCCAGTATAACTGGACACTGGAATGCAGGACAGTGTTTTGTGTAATGAAATATGAATGTTTCACAGTCAACGTTACCTGAGGCGTCTCTAAGATGGAGTGTTTGAACACTTTTTAATGATGCAGTGAGATATCAGATGCACAGGATAATGGCAGTGTTGGATTTGAACTTGACGACAGTCATTGACAGCGGATTCATGGAAAGGGACCGCTCCATGCGGGTTCTGACCGGTTGCTTTCTGTCTGTTCTAATCCTCTCCACTTTGCTCGGgaacacactggtttgtgcaGCTGTCACAAAGTTTCGCCACCTGCGCTCTAAAGTCACCAACTTTTTTGTCATCTCGCTGGCCGTGTCAGATCTGCTGGTGGCTGTTCTGGTCATGCCCTGGAAGGCTGTGACAGAGGTTGCAGGCTTCTGGCCCTTTGGTGCGTTTTGTGACATTTGGGTGGCTTTCGATATCATGTGCTCCACGGCGTCTATCCTGAACCTCTGTGTTATTAGCGTGGACCGATACTGGGCCATTTCCAGCCCGTTCCGCTATGAGAGGAAGATGACTCCTAGAGTGGCCTTTGTGATGATCAGCGGGGCTTGGACTCTATCCGTTCTCATCTCCTTCATCCCGGTGCAGCTCAAATGGCACAAGGCTCAGCCGATAGGCTTTCTGGAGGTCAATGCATCTCGCAGGGCTCTGCCGACGGACAACTGCGACTCCAGCCTCAACCGAACATATGCCATTTCGTCCTCCCTCATCAGCTTCTACATTCCCGTCGCCATCATGATCGTAACATACACTCAGATTTACCGGATCGCCCAGAAGCAGATCCGACGTATCTCAGCTCTGGAAAGGGCCGCGGAGAGCGCCAAGATCCGCCACGACAGCATGGGCAGCGGCTCCAACATGGATTTGGAAAGCTCCTTCAAACTGTCCTTCAAAAGAGAGACGAAAGTCTTAAAAACGCTGTCTGTTATAATGGGGGTTTTCGTGTGCTGCTGGTTGCCCTTCTTCATCTTGAACTGCATTGTGCCATTTTGTAAGCACACATCGAACAGTCTCCCCTGCATCAGTCCAACAACCTTTGATGTTTTTGTCTGGTTCGGATGGGCCAATTCGTCTCTCAACCCAATCATATATGCCTTCAATGCCGACTTTCGCAGAGCTTTTGCCATCCTTTTGGGATGCCAGAGATTCTGTCCGGGAAGCATTAGCATGGAAACACCTAGTCTGAACAAGAACTGAAAAGCAATGTCACACCAATCCTTTGCCAAGGAAAGCAGGGGGGAAACTGATTTGGGATTAAGACTCTGGGAAGAGAGCCCTCCCGCTGTGCTGGAGAGCAGGGGAAGCAGTTGCAACATCCCATAAATGAAGCTAATCTCTATAAAAAGCTATACGTCCCCAAAGAATGACACAAGTGTGTTCCCAGTGTCTTTTTCAGACAGTCAACACAGACAACTGAATCTTGACAAGTGACTTGCAGAAGTCATATGAgcaatgttttataaaatgaaatgtagATATTTCTCTGAATGTTTTGTGGAGGTCTTGTTTATTTTAAAGAGGCTGTACGGTAATAAAGTTAAAGCACTGGGCAAAACTGCAATTGTGTATTTACTGCAAATGAGTGGAGGATATGTACATCATtccataaatatctgaaatatcaCTAAATGAATTAGCATTCCTTTcatttccaattaaattcagTGTAATCCGGATCTAATACATCACTGCCTGATAAATATCTAGCTCATCCTCTCCACTCTCATTACATTTCCTTTACGTCTTTCCGTATTCATGAGACTTCacgtttttttttccaaaacaagAGGGCAGATGGTCAATCATGAGATGGCTGTCCCATTATTGGCATAATGAACATGTATATTGTTCTGTGGTACTTGTTCTCATCAAAGCCTCTGATTCATTATTAAACTGTGAAAGCTAAACACCACGACTAGCAGAACAGATGGCtgtgaaataaaaatgcagatgtggCAGAGCGCTCATTTACGGTCATCAAGTAATAGATACGTTATTGTTGAGATTGTAATTATGTTCTGAAAGCGTATGGGATCCTCGGTCTCGGTACAAGACAGCACTGGATGTGATGCAATGTGTCATGTgataatgtggaaaaaaaatgaaaCGTTTAGAACATCTGCGGCGAACTGAATGTAATTAATTGTGATGCCTCTAATTATGTGGtcagttttatattatttatgtggCAGAGATATTTTCATACTTTCACAACACAGAATTTGGTGCTGTTACTTGTGTTTCAGAGAGTACTGCATTTATTGTTGTTTAGACAAAGACACCGATTCAGTGATTTAGCATTACAATGTTGAAGTAGAATTAAATGATATTTAACTTATTTGACAACTGGTGAGAAagtacatatgtgaccctggagcataaaaacagtctgaagtctctggggtatatttgtagcaatagccaaaaataacattgtatgggtcaaaattatagacttttcttttatgccaaaaatcattaggatattaagatcatgttccatggagatatttagtaaatttcataCAGTAAATATACCGAAActaattttttgattagtaatatgcattgctaagaacttgatttgaacaactttaaagatgattttctcaatatttagatttttttgcaccctcaaattccagattttcaaatagttgtatctcagccaaataaaATTGtacgatcctaacaaaccatacatcacaggaaagcttatttatccaactttatgactggttttgtggtccagggtcacatatgtaaagCACACATTAGGATTCATTGTGTTGTTTGTACTTTCTTTGTGTACACCGTGTTTGTTAAACTATGCAAAACATGGTCTAGAGAAAACATCTGTGGATTATTTAATTCTCCAGCACTCAAGCACTTACTCTTCACTTGATGAAACTTGAATAGGAAGCGATAACAGACAGCAGGAACTGGCTCTCAGCCTCTTAAACTTTCATTTGTTACCGTCAAGCTGTCTTGACGCTGTGCAAAGCTGGCATAAATAGAGATAATAAGCTCAGAGGAACTGGGGAGtcaaattgtttttgtttgccaGCCTCCATGAATGTGTAAAAGTCAAGCCCTCGCAGCAGGGCCCTCAAAACTGACATCCCCACTCAGCCTCAAATACAACACTCTCATATCAAACACAATGGGAAGCATATTGGATGAGTTATTAAACAGTAGACGCTGTGCTTAAGATCCAGAAACAGCAGTGCATGAGTCATCACTGTCatttgtttcagttgtgtttggTCTATGTCAGCCGACAGGAAACAGAGGGGCCACTGGGTAATTAGTGGAATGAAGAGCATTAGTATTGTAAAGCGTACTTGTGCATACTTAATAGATGTGAACATTCAATTTACCATCCATACTGAAATAAAGCCACACACTGGTGTAAAGCTATTAAATCtttattaaatcttaaaattatgGTGGTGCCATGAAACCAAAAatgagggatagttcacccaaaaatgaaaattttaatttcGTCCAAGATCTAGGTGACTTCGTTTCTgcagtagaacacaaacacaacattttttttttttttttttactcaaaccgatgcagtctgtcagtcatataatggaagtgaaagGGAACAAACCAATATTTTTAgtagtatttaataatagtatGTGGCATTGAGAAACTCGCTCGAAGCTATTTACAGACTCATATATCTACCGGTGTTGTTGAAAGCGAGAATCAGATActtaaaaagtattaataaaaataagattggATGCCACTGGTCTAAAAAAGTCTGATGCTCAGTTAAAATTATTGAAGCAACCTTATAGTTACAACACCGGAGCAAGCTAAATGTAACGCTAAGGTTAACATTGTTTATAATGTTAAGAAGTGCAGGCATCTGGACACTTAggccacactgaaaaaaaatgcatgaatgttACTACATTAGAAATACATCATCAAAGATATGGTGTCTGGAAATAATGCAAGAATGAAGCTAGACCTTTTTTAAGAACTCACTAATTTTAGCTTTGACATAAATCAACTGACGTCACGGTTTGTTTGTAGTCGACCAAGTCATTTCTCCTCTAGTTTGGACAGGTGTCCTGTCAAGCAGAGTAACCACAGGTGAATCAAGTTAACTACGAACACTATCCACCAATGGTTTATAGCCAAGAAGTGTCCGGATATGTTTTTGAATTCATTTTGTACAGTATATCTATTGTTTCAAACCTAACTTTTATGTAAAGTCTGTTTGGGGAAATCCCTCTTGCTTTTGTCATCTAATGCCACAACCTTCATACAAAAACAACGTACATAAACGTACATAAACACAACGGTGCTGTAATGCGTCAACAGATCTTCAAAAGATGTCAAAGGCTACAGTGACTGTTGTACATACTGATGTGTTAATGCTAGCACACCAGTGAGTGATGTTTTTGTTTTCGCACAGCTGTTTAACCTGTCACTCAACCTTCACCTTGTTACACGAGAAGCATTGGATTCGTAAGTTGGAAACAGCATTATCCAACCTCATTACAACGTAAAGATGAGTGGGTGCGGCCTGCTGGGAGCAATAACACATTGTACTGCTAAAATAAATCTCAGCAGCCATCAGTAAACTCTGCATTAATCCACACTAATCCTTGCAGTCCATTCACATGTCAGGGCCAAATGGTGCACCATCCCTGCCTCTGCTAAATCCTTTTTTATTGGAGTGTCTATTAACACTAAATGGAAATATCCCGCCTTGTTGGCAATGAAAATAAACAGATATCAGCCTCAGTGGTGCATATGACAAAACGTGTGATGTACTTATGTTGATGTGATTGACCCGGGTTCCAAACTTCCAATCCGCCTTTTGGCAAACTTTTTTCTCcgttttcaaatttcaaatcaaatcagaaaagcatttattttcaatgattaattaattattcaatggaaataattaaaacaattttaaaaataaagtatcgggtagggttagggtaggtgtagggagggctttattttcCCAATGAGGTGACATCCATttaataaattgaattaaaataaaaatgtacactcATGAGTTTATTTATAATGTTCTGCAATACTGAGGTgaagataattgccactatttgcagtaagtagtataaatagcagaaaatcctgttaTTTTAACATAgggtaaatagaatctatagctatCCGcatttagtgtaaatagcatatctATAAACAATgatgctatttgcacttagtgtaaatatcgTCTATCGctgaaaaatatgctattttcactaagtgtaaatagcatctaataTTATACTTAGTGTAAATATACTTAGTGTAAACAGCATAtattgctatttgcacttagtgtttgCACTTAGTGCAAATAGCCACTTCAATTATTTTGTATCTCCAGTGGGgagatctgaatcaaatgaatcaagtcccgatctgaatcaaatgaatcaagtcccgatctgaatcaaatgaatcaagtcccgatctgaatcaagtgaatcaagtcccgatctgaatcaaatgaatcaagtcccgatctgaatcaagtgAATCAagtcctgatctgaatcaaatgattcgcgatacgcGATCTGATTGGAGCACTTCAAAACAGTGAATCGTTTTGCAACGCAATCAAGAGATTCAGAGTTTCAAAAGCTTCGCTGATACTGTAAATCACTTTCTTATATgatttattagttgtttgaataactgtgtaaattaaatatttaatcggcctaaagtttttattaaatagTGATCGGGTTAATTAGCCTACGGTTTCCGTCGTATCTAATACCTCTCATGACACACATTATCTGGAACTTGCCTAAAAAAAAGGGTTTATGATTTGCTTTGTTAACAGATTACACTTACATTGGGTTACTTTAAAGCCTTACTCTggagcatagactgtataaaaagagAGTTGGTTCAAGCTCCATCTATGGAGAGATAAAAAGTTTTCAAAATCACCCCCACTCACAAATCGCACTCTGCAATAATCTAttatacttttaaaaacatgaattaacCCAAAGAGTTCAGAAGGACTATAGCTTTACAGGACCAACCATTTTTTACCTGTATAATGAAATTCGGATGTTCAAGTGCTGGGGTGAGATTttttgccatctagtggttaagtAAGTTAATTAATGAAAACACCTTTTACTCTGGTGTCCCTTTAAAAGC is part of the Carassius carassius chromosome 33, fCarCar2.1, whole genome shotgun sequence genome and harbors:
- the LOC132113497 gene encoding D(1) dopamine receptor, with the protein product MHRIMAVLDLNLTTVIDSGFMERDRSMRVLTGCFLSVLILSTLLGNTLVCAAVTKFRHLRSKVTNFFVISLAVSDLLVAVLVMPWKAVTEVAGFWPFGAFCDIWVAFDIMCSTASILNLCVISVDRYWAISSPFRYERKMTPRVAFVMISGAWTLSVLISFIPVQLKWHKAQPIGFLEVNASRRALPTDNCDSSLNRTYAISSSLISFYIPVAIMIVTYTQIYRIAQKQIRRISALERAAESAKIRHDSMGSGSNMDLESSFKLSFKRETKVLKTLSVIMGVFVCCWLPFFILNCIVPFCKHTSNSLPCISPTTFDVFVWFGWANSSLNPIIYAFNADFRRAFAILLGCQRFCPGSISMETPSLNKN